The following proteins are co-located in the Helicobacter jaachi genome:
- a CDS encoding cation:proton antiporter: MSAIEILSAFSIFALLILCASPISGITRIPIVVVEMILGAIAAHFFPFINQAEEIHIVAEIGFLFLMFLCGLEVDVKSFTKLGKTFLLQALAYFCALYGITCVVVWGFGLSYIYIAAFPVMSLGMIVALIKDYGKNQPWLDLALKIGILGELVSIAALVIIDGASRHGVGSQLWQKLLMLILFLLFVIFGFRIARVFIWWLPQVRFLFLPRDDGNSQDLRFVFALLFGFVLLMMFLDIKAVLGAFLAGTILSTFFKHKTYLPEQLHHFGFGFFVPFFFVHVGSTLNLSTIFTDIQILYHALYLIIGMLLLRIVSASIAFGKYFKSAKSTLLFALSDSMPLTFLIATATLGRGIGELNDTLYASFVLGAILEGIIFSLCIKIIYIAWKPPKKKEK, translated from the coding sequence ATGAGTGCTATTGAGATTTTAAGTGCTTTTAGTATTTTTGCATTGCTTATTTTGTGTGCTTCGCCAATTAGTGGCATTACTCGCATTCCTATTGTGGTAGTTGAGATGATTTTAGGTGCGATTGCGGCGCATTTTTTTCCTTTTATTAATCAAGCGGAGGAGATACACATTGTCGCAGAAATTGGCTTTTTGTTTTTAATGTTTTTGTGCGGCTTAGAAGTAGATGTGAAGTCCTTTACTAAGCTTGGCAAGACCTTTTTGCTGCAGGCTTTGGCGTATTTTTGCGCACTTTATGGCATTACTTGCGTTGTGGTATGGGGCTTTGGCTTATCTTACATTTACATTGCGGCTTTTCCGGTTATGAGCTTAGGTATGATTGTGGCGCTTATTAAAGATTATGGGAAAAACCAGCCTTGGCTTGATTTAGCTCTAAAAATTGGCATATTGGGCGAGCTTGTGAGCATTGCTGCGCTTGTGATTATTGATGGGGCTTCGCGGCATGGTGTGGGCAGCCAGCTGTGGCAAAAGTTGCTTATGCTCATACTCTTTTTGCTCTTTGTGATTTTTGGCTTTAGGATTGCAAGGGTGTTTATTTGGTGGCTGCCTCAAGTGCGCTTTTTATTTTTGCCGCGCGATGATGGCAATTCACAGGATTTGCGCTTTGTGTTTGCGCTTTTGTTTGGGTTTGTGTTGCTTATGATGTTTTTAGATATTAAAGCCGTGCTTGGTGCATTTTTAGCCGGCACGATTTTAAGCACATTTTTTAAGCACAAAACCTACTTGCCAGAGCAGTTGCATCATTTTGGATTTGGATTTTTTGTGCCATTTTTCTTTGTGCATGTAGGCTCAACGCTTAATTTAAGCACTATTTTTACAGATATCCAGATTCTATATCATGCCCTTTATCTTATCATTGGTATGCTGCTACTGCGCATTGTGAGTGCAAGCATCGCATTTGGGAAATATTTTAAAAGTGCTAAATCCACGCTACTTTTTGCGCTTAGTGATTCTATGCCGCTTACTTTTCTTATTGCCACAGCGACTTTGGGCAGAGGCATTGGCGAGCTAAATGATACGCTTTATGCCTCATTTGTGTTAGGAGCGATTTTAGAGGGGATTATTTTTAGCCTTTGTATTAAAATTATCTATATCGCTTGGAAACCACCAAAGAAAAAGGAGAAGTAA
- the flhA gene encoding flagellar biosynthesis protein FlhA has translation MTFNATKILDQTLPFFKSLSRSKELIVVLFIVLIMGIIIVPLPSAMLDFLLSISIALSILIILITLYVDKATEFSAFPTILLIVTLYRLALNVATTRMILSEGHNGAESVSSIVAAFGQFVVGGNYIIGIIVFTILVIVNLIVITNGSTRVTEVRARFTLDAMPGKQMAIDADLNAGLIGQEEAQKRRDALAQEADFYGTMDGASKFVKGDAIASIIITIVNIIGGFLIGVFQHGMSVKQSAETFTILTIGDGLVGQIPALIVATATGIITTRAAKSSQTNFAGDIITQITSNAKILSIVGFILVLFALVPGLPISLGFVGLFFLVVAWLTSREDMSSLFSLVEKYIRKKAPPNTQKAPTQAEQDIDISQHKAQRAQKSEEEIKKEEEAIINEALKVETLEIYLGYQLIRLADVKQNGDLLERIRAMRKKIATDYGFLIPQIRIKDNLNLQPTNYEVLLKGVKIGEGSVLPDKFLAMDTGMVGQAIDGIPTKEPAFGLDALWIEPKDKEEAIIRGYHIIDPSTIITTHMTELIKTYAEEFITKDEVKVLLDRHAKDYPVVVGEASKIPMGIILRVLRELLHEKIPIKDMPTILESITDTYPILQDDTDAIVEQVRSRLARTITDIFKAEDGNLKLFTLSLATEQYLMDRLKEQPGGKNFVLHSNEVQKLIDSIQEEDMKLKQKNIMPVLLVDYRIRKPLVKLLEPFRMTITILSNAEIDPHTNFEVVGTLNIDF, from the coding sequence TTGACATTTAATGCGACAAAAATTTTAGACCAAACTTTACCATTTTTTAAAAGCCTCTCAAGAAGCAAAGAGCTTATTGTAGTGCTATTCATTGTGCTTATTATGGGCATTATTATCGTGCCGCTACCAAGCGCAATGCTGGATTTTTTGCTAAGCATCTCCATTGCATTATCCATTCTTATTATTCTCATTACACTTTATGTGGATAAAGCAACTGAATTTTCGGCATTTCCTACGATTTTGCTTATTGTTACACTTTATCGTTTGGCTCTTAATGTCGCTACCACGCGTATGATTTTGAGTGAGGGGCATAATGGTGCAGAATCTGTAAGCAGCATTGTAGCGGCATTTGGGCAGTTTGTTGTGGGGGGGAATTATATTATTGGGATTATTGTTTTTACCATTTTGGTGATAGTTAATCTCATTGTAATCACAAATGGTTCTACGCGCGTAACAGAGGTGCGTGCGAGATTTACGCTTGACGCAATGCCGGGCAAACAAATGGCTATTGATGCGGATTTAAATGCTGGGCTCATCGGGCAGGAGGAAGCCCAAAAGCGCCGTGATGCACTCGCTCAAGAAGCAGATTTTTATGGCACAATGGACGGAGCGAGTAAATTTGTCAAAGGCGATGCGATTGCCTCTATCATTATCACCATTGTAAATATCATCGGCGGGTTTTTGATTGGCGTGTTTCAGCATGGTATGAGCGTGAAGCAAAGTGCGGAAACTTTTACTATTCTTACCATTGGCGATGGGCTTGTTGGGCAAATTCCAGCGCTTATTGTCGCGACCGCCACAGGTATTATCACCACACGCGCGGCAAAAAGCTCGCAAACTAACTTTGCGGGCGATATTATTACGCAAATTACGAGTAATGCCAAGATTCTAAGCATAGTTGGCTTTATTCTTGTTTTGTTTGCGCTTGTGCCGGGCTTGCCTATTTCGCTGGGTTTTGTGGGATTATTTTTTCTTGTGGTGGCGTGGCTTACTAGTCGTGAGGATATGAGCAGTCTTTTTTCACTTGTGGAAAAATATATTCGCAAAAAAGCTCCGCCAAATACGCAAAAAGCCCCCACTCAAGCTGAGCAAGATATTGATATATCCCAACACAAAGCACAAAGGGCGCAAAAAAGTGAAGAGGAGATAAAAAAAGAGGAGGAGGCTATCATCAATGAAGCCTTAAAGGTCGAGACTTTGGAGATTTATTTGGGCTATCAGCTCATTCGTCTAGCTGATGTAAAGCAAAATGGTGATTTGTTAGAGAGAATCCGCGCTATGCGTAAGAAAATTGCCACAGATTATGGCTTTTTAATCCCTCAAATCCGCATCAAAGATAATCTTAATTTGCAGCCTACTAATTATGAGGTATTGCTAAAGGGCGTGAAAATCGGTGAAGGAAGTGTGCTGCCTGATAAATTTTTGGCAATGGACACAGGCATGGTAGGGCAAGCAATTGATGGAATCCCAACAAAAGAGCCAGCTTTTGGGCTTGATGCGCTGTGGATTGAGCCAAAGGATAAGGAGGAGGCTATCATTCGTGGTTATCATATCATCGACCCTTCAACTATCATCACCACGCATATGACAGAGCTTATTAAGACTTATGCTGAAGAGTTTATCACTAAAGATGAAGTCAAAGTGCTGCTTGATAGGCATGCAAAAGATTATCCTGTGGTTGTGGGCGAGGCATCAAAAATCCCTATGGGCATTATATTGCGCGTATTGCGTGAATTACTCCATGAGAAAATTCCTATTAAAGATATGCCTACAATTTTAGAGAGCATTACAGATACTTACCCTATTTTACAAGATGATACAGATGCGATTGTAGAGCAGGTGCGCTCGCGTTTGGCACGCACTATTACAGATATTTTTAAAGCAGAAGATGGGAATTTAAAGCTTTTCACACTCTCTCTTGCTACAGAGCAGTATCTTATGGATAGGCTAAAAGAGCAGCCCGGGGGCAAAAACTTTGTGCTGCACTCTAATGAGGTGCAAAAGCTCATAGATTCTATACAAGAAGAGGATATGAAATTAAAGCAAAAAAATATTATGCCAGTTTTGCTTGTGGATTATAGAATCCGCAAGCCGCTTGTTAAGCTCCTTGAGCCTTTTAGAATGACTATCACCATTCTTAGCAATGCCGAAATCGACCCACACACTAATTTTGAGGTTGTCGGCACGCTTAATATCGATTTTTAA
- a CDS encoding methionine-R-sulfoxide reductase, which produces MPPLNAQESEVILHKGTEAPFSGIYTNHFECGIYACRQCGVPLYDHTAKFPSHCGWASFDDEIDGAVTRLRDKDGVRTEIVCANCGGHLGHVFEGEGFTPKNTRHCVNSLSIHFTPHEQTL; this is translated from the coding sequence ATGCCTCCGCTTAATGCACAAGAAAGCGAAGTAATTTTGCACAAAGGCACAGAAGCTCCTTTTAGCGGAATTTATACCAACCACTTTGAGTGTGGTATTTATGCTTGTCGGCAGTGCGGTGTGCCGCTGTATGACCATACCGCTAAGTTTCCCTCGCATTGCGGTTGGGCGAGCTTTGATGATGAGATAGATGGTGCAGTTACGCGCCTTAGGGATAAAGATGGTGTGAGAACAGAAATAGTCTGCGCAAATTGTGGAGGGCATTTGGGGCATGTCTTCGAGGGTGAGGGTTTCACGCCCAAAAACACGCGCCATTGCGTGAATTCACTCTCTATTCACTTCACTCCGCATGAACAAACTTTATAG
- a CDS encoding DHH family phosphoesterase, whose product MQVFHLSHTDLDGYGCQFIAKEFFSHIRFYNANYGKEVLVRLNIILDTIAHLPLQSPEELLAAKFGKSLKNHKRASDSHNKFLVLITDLNLTLSEANYLNERVSELKISGIDIELLLLDHHISGQECADKYEWYHLDATRCASKITFDTLSARYKIIDPTRLEWIRNLSAMINSVDIWLEDGYKFDFGKVAMGMISASHELNRFMFDEEHRLYKFALIESAKDFLESPQGEVAFDNALYEIKKKALGGNPQTQTMDSIMSNAQVRLLSAKKESCTVMYNGKKGFLSYSMGGISVLANLFLRRNPEYDFYLDVNSRGNVSLRANGNCDVSAMSKALFNGGGHKNASGGKIDGFKESFAYGDIKTQVEYIFNKYKEMV is encoded by the coding sequence ATGCAAGTTTTTCATCTCTCGCACACAGATTTAGATGGATATGGCTGCCAATTTATTGCCAAAGAGTTTTTTTCTCATATTAGATTCTATAATGCTAATTATGGCAAGGAAGTGCTTGTGCGGCTTAATATTATCCTTGATACTATAGCGCATTTGCCACTGCAATCCCCAGAAGAGCTTTTAGCCGCTAAGTTCGGCAAATCGCTTAAAAATCACAAACGAGCTTCAGATTCTCATAATAAATTTTTAGTTCTCATCACAGATTTAAATCTTACATTAAGCGAGGCAAATTACCTAAATGAGCGCGTGAGCGAGCTAAAAATTTCAGGCATTGATATAGAGCTTTTACTCTTAGACCATCATATTAGCGGGCAGGAGTGCGCAGATAAATATGAGTGGTATCATTTAGATGCTACGCGTTGTGCGAGCAAAATTACTTTTGATACGCTAAGTGCGCGCTATAAGATAATAGACCCCACACGCCTAGAGTGGATTAGGAATTTGAGCGCGATGATTAATTCTGTGGATATTTGGCTAGAAGATGGCTATAAGTTTGATTTTGGCAAGGTGGCTATGGGTATGATTAGCGCAAGCCACGAGCTTAATCGCTTTATGTTTGATGAGGAGCACAGATTGTATAAATTTGCTCTTATAGAATCTGCTAAGGATTTTTTAGAATCTCCTCAAGGTGAAGTTGCCTTTGATAACGCGCTGTATGAGATTAAAAAGAAAGCGCTTGGGGGTAATCCACAAACGCAAACTATGGATAGCATTATGTCAAATGCGCAAGTAAGGCTGCTTAGCGCCAAAAAAGAGAGTTGCACGGTTATGTATAATGGTAAAAAGGGCTTCTTAAGCTACTCAATGGGCGGGATTAGCGTGCTTGCTAATTTGTTTTTGCGGCGCAATCCTGAATACGATTTTTATCTTGATGTCAATTCGCGCGGGAATGTGAGTTTAAGGGCAAATGGCAATTGTGATGTGAGCGCGATGAGCAAGGCATTATTTAATGGCGGAGGGCATAAGAATGCCAGCGGAGGGAAGATTGATGGCTTTAAGGAGAGCTTTGCTTATGGAGATATAAAAACGCAAGTGGAGTATATTTTTAATAAATATAAGGAGATGGTATGA
- a CDS encoding manganese efflux pump MntP family protein, with the protein MDIVSLVLLACALGMDAFAVAICKGLSVKQIKIKHYFIVAAYFGGFQALMPLIGYMLGAVLTAYVQLYSHYVAFALIVFIGLKMIKDSFNTSYALEANPFSVGNMLPLAIATSIDALAAGFSLALLNNHLILSVLVIGIITALLSMLGLRIGRIKKLGEWFGNKASFVGGIVLILISAKILFEHL; encoded by the coding sequence ATGGATATTGTAAGTTTAGTGCTGCTTGCCTGTGCGCTAGGTATGGATGCATTTGCTGTAGCGATATGCAAAGGCTTAAGTGTTAAACAAATTAAAATCAAGCACTACTTTATCGTGGCTGCTTATTTTGGCGGATTTCAGGCACTTATGCCGCTTATTGGCTATATGCTGGGTGCTGTGCTTACTGCTTATGTGCAGTTGTATAGTCATTATGTCGCATTTGCACTCATCGTGTTTATTGGACTAAAGATGATAAAAGATTCTTTTAATACTAGCTACGCGCTAGAGGCTAATCCCTTTAGTGTGGGCAATATGCTCCCACTAGCTATTGCTACGAGCATTGATGCGCTAGCAGCAGGCTTTAGCTTGGCTTTATTAAATAATCACCTCATCTTAAGCGTGCTTGTGATTGGTATAATTACAGCCCTGCTCTCAATGCTGGGACTAAGAATTGGCAGGATAAAAAAGCTAGGTGAGTGGTTTGGGAATAAGGCTTCGTTTGTAGGCGGCATAGTGCTTATTCTTATTAGTGCAAAAATTTTATTTGAGCATTTATAA
- a CDS encoding CapA family protein — translation MKKIFIVWCVICGLLCADSQHLRLIMAGDALLHNSVYEDAKQIDGSYDFSSMLGALKIVKQYDLAFYNQETILGGSALGLSTYPNFNSPQEFGDNMLQLGFNLISLANNHTLDRGEKAVLASLAYWRDKDVLTAGSYESFSARNEVKILEKNGIKYALLAYTYGTNGIALPKGKEYLVNVYNTKMLKNDIKRIRSKVDLLIVSMHWGIEYDFTPSKEQRDLAALLASLGVDLVIGTHPHVIQPVEWVGDTLVFYSLGNLISGQKGTHKRTGMLGSVDIIRQDDGSIKLLNPRAELIYTYHNARYRDFKLMFFDELNDSILPSYKEIYKQYTHIITQGKDEIKIGLE, via the coding sequence ATGAAAAAAATATTTATAGTATGGTGTGTCATCTGTGGGCTACTCTGCGCAGATTCTCAACACTTAAGGCTTATTATGGCTGGTGATGCGCTGCTGCATAATTCTGTGTATGAAGATGCTAAACAAATTGATGGGAGCTATGATTTTAGCTCCATGCTTGGCGCGCTTAAGATAGTCAAACAATATGATTTAGCCTTTTACAATCAGGAGACGATTTTGGGCGGTAGCGCGCTTGGTTTAAGCACATATCCTAATTTTAATTCTCCTCAAGAATTTGGGGATAATATGCTACAACTAGGCTTTAATCTCATCTCGCTAGCCAATAATCACACACTTGATAGAGGAGAGAAAGCTGTGCTAGCCTCTTTGGCATACTGGAGAGATAAAGATGTGCTAACTGCTGGGAGCTATGAGTCCTTTAGTGCGCGCAATGAAGTGAAGATTTTGGAAAAAAATGGCATAAAATACGCCCTCCTTGCCTATACTTATGGCACAAATGGTATTGCTTTGCCTAAGGGGAAAGAATATTTGGTGAATGTCTATAATACTAAAATGTTAAAAAATGATATTAAGCGCATACGCTCTAAGGTGGATTTGCTCATCGTATCGATGCATTGGGGGATTGAATATGATTTTACACCCTCTAAAGAGCAAAGGGACTTAGCCGCGTTATTAGCGAGTTTGGGCGTGGATTTAGTGATTGGCACGCACCCTCATGTTATCCAGCCTGTGGAGTGGGTAGGAGATACTTTAGTATTTTATTCGTTAGGAAACCTTATTTCAGGGCAGAAAGGCACGCATAAGCGCACAGGTATGCTAGGCAGTGTGGATATTATAAGGCAAGATGATGGGAGCATTAAGCTACTAAATCCGCGTGCAGAGCTTATCTATACTTATCATAATGCGCGCTACAGGGACTTTAAATTGATGTTTTTTGATGAGCTAAATGATAGCATTTTGCCTAGCTACAAAGAGATTTATAAGCAATATACGCACATTATTACACAAGGCAAAGATGAAATAAAAATCGGTCTTGAGTGA
- the purN gene encoding phosphoribosylglycinamide formyltransferase: MKTLRCAILFSGYGGNMQNLIESLHNHRFYTESKEEVRLKIVTTLCNNPNAYGITRAQSLQIPCIIINHRDFASREAFDKQMIESLQPYEIDYVLLAGFMRILTPLFIQQFKIINIHPSFLPEHKGAHAIRDSFNSVSDYGGVSVHWVNEELDSGEIILQEKVAKLPSDTLESFESKIHTLEYDLYPRAILKALKLEPYALDSKAYTHTSPNTNPTDNKRA; this comes from the coding sequence ATGAAAACTTTGCGATGCGCAATCCTTTTTAGCGGCTATGGCGGAAATATGCAAAACCTTATAGAATCTTTGCACAATCATAGATTCTATACAGAATCTAAAGAGGAAGTGCGGCTTAAAATTGTTACTACACTATGCAATAATCCCAACGCTTATGGCATTACGCGCGCGCAAAGCCTGCAAATCCCCTGTATTATTATAAATCATCGCGATTTTGCAAGCAGAGAGGCTTTTGATAAGCAAATGATAGAATCTTTGCAGCCCTATGAGATTGATTATGTATTATTAGCCGGTTTTATGCGCATTCTTACACCGCTTTTTATCCAGCAATTTAAAATTATTAATATCCACCCTTCTTTTTTGCCAGAACATAAAGGCGCGCACGCCATTAGAGATAGCTTTAATAGCGTGAGCGACTATGGCGGCGTGAGCGTGCATTGGGTGAATGAGGAGCTTGATAGTGGGGAGATTATTTTGCAAGAAAAGGTCGCAAAATTACCTAGCGATACTCTTGAGAGTTTTGAATCTAAAATCCACACACTTGAATATGACCTCTATCCGCGCGCTATTCTTAAAGCACTAAAGCTTGAGCCTTATGCGCTAGATTCTAAAGCCTATACTCACACAAGCCCAAATACTAATCCCACAGATAATAAAAGAGCCTAA
- the kcuS gene encoding KCU-star family selenoprotein has protein sequence MKKEAASRLWRRWWAKIKSLYRRSDRVLHLLVGMPSYDKYLEHMRIHHPNTPPKTQKEFFAQALEAKYGAGSSKC, from the coding sequence ATGAAAAAAGAAGCAGCAAGCCGATTATGGCGGCGATGGTGGGCTAAAATCAAAAGCCTATACAGGCGGAGTGATAGGGTTTTACACCTTTTAGTGGGTATGCCAAGCTATGATAAATACCTTGAGCATATGCGCATTCACCACCCTAACACGCCTCCCAAAACGCAAAAAGAGTTTTTTGCCCAAGCGCTTGAAGCAAAATACGGCGCAGGAAGTTCAAAATGCTGA
- a CDS encoding bifunctional indole-3-glycerol phosphate synthase/phosphoribosylanthranilate isomerase, with protein sequence MVEILAQITQKKAQEIAQKGFDLGFDIPKDRIHPLITPHFDDIFLIAEIKRASPSNAHIGEINAPCALAGAYLNGGASAISVLCEEAHFKGSLADLMAVKNAYPNACILRKDFIQYKQEVGVSYRAGADMLLLIVAMFIDEKNGFRDFKAIYDECLKYGITPLVEVHTQDEIDFIAPLKPLLVGVNARSLHTFEIDIITACTLRKALPHSKVIFESGIHSPSSAFMVGSFDFDGLLCGSYLVAHENPTSAIQALKSALRLGKAQKPSFYQYIFALWKQREACAHKPYKPLIKICGITNLDDALCVAGESIGGGVDMLGFILVKQSPRFIESRHIKDIAKALKKCYPHILCVAVVNDKHSLNEAKALYQQGFIHGIQLHGLSKLEPAQFANICLKEALFCFYGVQNIATLEDFNPHYEGAFCLVDSQSAQGGGSGKSIQFDVLSKLKERYLCIAGGINEKNIKDFLALCPAMLDINSGIESSAGKKDKHKLQALLESVATICAPTPHTKHI encoded by the coding sequence ATGGTAGAGATTTTGGCTCAAATCACACAGAAAAAAGCCCAAGAAATAGCCCAAAAAGGCTTTGATTTAGGTTTTGATATTCCAAAAGATAGAATCCACCCGCTCATTACACCACATTTTGATGATATATTTTTGATTGCCGAAATTAAGCGCGCCTCTCCATCAAATGCCCATATAGGCGAGATTAATGCACCTTGTGCGTTAGCAGGAGCATATCTTAATGGCGGGGCTAGTGCTATTTCTGTTTTGTGTGAGGAGGCGCACTTTAAGGGTTCTTTAGCAGATTTAATGGCGGTTAAAAATGCTTATCCTAACGCCTGCATTTTGCGCAAAGATTTTATTCAGTATAAGCAAGAAGTGGGAGTGAGCTATCGTGCAGGAGCGGATATGTTGCTTTTAATTGTGGCGATGTTTATTGATGAAAAAAATGGCTTTAGGGATTTTAAGGCAATTTATGATGAATGCTTGAAATATGGCATTACGCCGCTTGTTGAGGTGCATACGCAAGATGAAATTGATTTTATAGCCCCGCTTAAGCCCTTGCTCGTGGGCGTTAATGCGCGTAGTTTGCACACTTTTGAGATTGATATTATCACCGCCTGCACGCTAAGGAAAGCCCTGCCGCATAGCAAAGTGATTTTTGAATCTGGCATTCACTCGCCCTCATCTGCTTTCATGGTAGGCTCATTTGATTTTGATGGCTTGCTGTGTGGGAGTTATCTAGTCGCGCATGAAAATCCAACATCTGCCATTCAAGCGCTAAAATCTGCCCTAAGGCTCGGTAAAGCGCAAAAACCATCTTTTTATCAGTATATTTTTGCCCTATGGAAACAAAGGGAGGCTTGCGCGCATAAGCCCTATAAACCTCTTATTAAAATTTGTGGTATCACCAATCTTGATGATGCACTTTGTGTGGCGGGAGAAAGCATTGGTGGGGGTGTGGATATGCTAGGTTTTATTTTAGTGAAACAAAGTCCTAGATTTATAGAATCTAGACATATTAAGGACATTGCAAAGGCGCTAAAAAAGTGCTATCCGCATATTTTATGCGTGGCTGTAGTGAATGATAAACATTCGCTTAATGAAGCAAAGGCGCTGTATCAGCAGGGCTTTATTCATGGCATTCAGCTGCATGGATTGAGTAAATTAGAGCCGGCTCAATTTGCTAATATTTGTCTAAAAGAGGCACTTTTTTGCTTTTATGGGGTGCAAAATATTGCTACTTTGGAGGATTTTAATCCACATTATGAGGGGGCATTTTGCCTTGTAGATTCTCAAAGTGCGCAAGGTGGAGGGAGTGGGAAAAGCATTCAATTTGATGTATTAAGCAAGCTTAAAGAGCGCTATTTATGCATTGCTGGGGGTATAAATGAGAAAAATATCAAAGATTTTTTAGCACTTTGCCCCGCTATGCTTGATATTAATTCTGGCATTGAAAGCAGTGCAGGCAAAAAGGATAAGCATAAGCTTCAAGCGCTTTTAGAATCTGTAGCCACCATTTGCGCGCCTACCCCGCATACAAAGCACATATAA